The Allorhodopirellula heiligendammensis genome includes a window with the following:
- a CDS encoding ABC transporter ATP-binding protein translates to MAISPSRRRFDRYRKTVRERHRKGGPPVPPHGHASSLDNSDVDGARAARSQKKIGDRARSFWELFAAFWRLIAGHRGPIVAALAFLSVGIVIRLIPPLGTKLAIDSVLTQPPRPLPNWLLQLPGIASVLGDPAASPMRTLVAIAAVVTVLTVIGTFINLIGRWLATKSVNKTQVSIRRQVFEHAMRLPLHHVYSMKSGGVASLIREDAGGVSELIFSMLYNPWRAIVQFCGSLVILMFVDWKLMLGGLMLLPVVWVTHRTYINRIRPLFRDVRKQRQRIDSGATETFGGIRVVRTFSRARTESSRYVREGDFLVRQQLFTWWWMRIIETIWEVVIPLASTGLLLYGGYQIIEGQLTLGDLMMFLVYLTMLLDPLATLAGSAVTFQNNLAGLDRILDVLEVDEELPSREGATRLPSQTRGGAISIRGVSFHYPGTETPVLHDVSFEIASGQTVALVGRSGAGKTTLTNLIARFYDPTAGEILYNGVDLRDIQLSSYRSLLGIVEQDVFLFDGTIHENIAYARPKADRNDVVAAASAAAADEFINKMEEGYDTVIGERGVKLSGGQRQRLAIARAILADPQILVLDEATSNLDSQSERLIQSSLSQLLQDRTAIVIAHRLSTIAGADLIVVLEDGRVMETGTHAELLARGGHYQDMVHLQMDQSSSNAN, encoded by the coding sequence ATGGCAATTTCACCGAGCCGTCGCCGCTTTGACCGCTATCGAAAAACTGTTCGAGAGCGACATCGTAAAGGCGGCCCTCCTGTACCGCCGCACGGTCATGCATCGTCTCTCGATAACTCAGATGTGGACGGTGCGCGAGCAGCACGCAGTCAGAAAAAGATTGGCGATCGTGCCCGCTCGTTTTGGGAATTGTTCGCCGCGTTTTGGCGACTGATCGCCGGCCATCGCGGTCCGATTGTCGCCGCCCTCGCGTTTCTAAGCGTGGGCATCGTGATCCGCTTGATCCCGCCGCTGGGAACCAAGCTGGCGATCGATTCGGTGCTAACGCAACCCCCGCGGCCGCTGCCAAATTGGTTGCTGCAACTCCCCGGCATCGCCAGCGTACTGGGCGATCCAGCCGCCTCGCCCATGCGAACACTCGTGGCCATCGCGGCTGTCGTGACCGTACTGACCGTGATCGGCACGTTCATTAATCTGATCGGTCGTTGGCTCGCCACAAAATCTGTTAATAAGACCCAGGTCTCGATCCGCCGTCAGGTCTTTGAACATGCGATGCGGTTGCCTCTGCATCATGTGTACTCAATGAAAAGCGGTGGCGTGGCGAGTTTGATTCGCGAAGACGCTGGGGGGGTGTCCGAGCTGATTTTCAGCATGCTGTACAACCCCTGGAGAGCGATCGTCCAGTTCTGCGGCTCACTGGTGATCCTGATGTTCGTCGATTGGAAACTCATGCTCGGCGGATTGATGTTGCTGCCGGTCGTGTGGGTCACTCATCGCACTTACATCAACCGCATCCGGCCACTTTTTCGAGACGTCCGTAAACAACGCCAGCGGATCGATAGCGGAGCGACTGAAACGTTTGGCGGTATTCGAGTGGTTCGTACGTTCTCACGTGCCCGCACGGAGTCATCGCGGTACGTCCGCGAGGGTGACTTCCTCGTCCGTCAACAGCTTTTCACATGGTGGTGGATGCGAATCATCGAAACCATCTGGGAGGTTGTCATCCCGCTGGCGTCGACCGGCTTACTACTCTACGGCGGCTATCAGATCATCGAGGGGCAATTGACGCTCGGCGATTTGATGATGTTTCTCGTTTATTTGACGATGTTGCTAGACCCGCTTGCCACTCTGGCTGGCAGCGCTGTGACGTTCCAGAACAATCTCGCCGGACTCGACCGCATTCTCGACGTTCTCGAAGTCGATGAAGAACTACCAAGTCGCGAGGGCGCTACTCGCCTCCCCTCCCAGACTCGCGGTGGTGCGATTTCGATTCGGGGCGTGTCGTTCCACTATCCCGGCACGGAAACTCCGGTGCTGCATGATGTGTCATTCGAAATCGCATCCGGTCAAACGGTCGCCTTGGTCGGCCGTAGCGGTGCCGGCAAGACCACTCTCACGAATTTGATCGCTCGGTTTTACGATCCTACCGCTGGCGAGATTTTGTATAACGGTGTTGACCTCCGCGACATCCAGCTCTCGAGTTATCGATCGCTACTGGGGATCGTCGAGCAAGACGTCTTTTTGTTTGACGGGACCATCCACGAGAACATCGCCTACGCGAGACCCAAGGCGGATCGCAATGATGTCGTCGCCGCGGCATCGGCTGCGGCCGCCGATGAGTTCATCAATAAAATGGAAGAGGGGTATGACACCGTTATCGGTGAACGCGGTGTGAAGCTCTCCGGTGGTCAGCGCCAGCGTCTCGCAATCGCGCGAGCGATCTTAGCCGACCCTCAAATTCTCGTCCTCGATGAGGCGACCAGTAACCTTGACAGTCAAAGCGAGCGATTGATTCAATCTAGCTTATCTCAGCTACTCCAAGATCGTACCGCAATCGTGATTGCGCACCGGCTCAGTACCATTGCAGGAGCGGATTTGATCGTCGTGCTCGAAGATGGCCGCGTGATGGAGACGGGCACCCACGCCGAACTACTCGCGCGAGGCGGTCACTATCAAGATATGGTCCATCTGCAGATGGACCAGTCATCAAGTAATGCGAACTAA